In Saccharothrix syringae, the following are encoded in one genomic region:
- a CDS encoding putative baseplate assembly protein, whose translation MSIDLPNLDTRSFDDLIAEALRRIARFAPEWTDLNPSDPGVTLVELFCWLADTVLYETNRVPELAHLKFLQLLGMRQRPALPAEVDLTFDPVEDKQVDVPKGTRAAATDDRGEQVVFETDHHLALVPHELTHVAVKSAGRLQWIRRPDQPAPASFHPLGCEPMPGDALYLGFGARARSAGGSTPKGDFPRELRLHVAVPGRGATAEALAAAAPDPPAELSWEYLTAAEGRPGDHEWRPLPVFEDDTGRLTRGGYLVLGGPKGVPSTAPTGIGVARYWLRCGLADGHYPPGREPVIAPPAVNTVHARNLVTVREEPLGVSEGHPDESYRLLHRPVAEGSVAVAVRLTDGEAGEQRWEVRDDLLSSGPDDRHVVLEPTNGVLTFGDGRRGRVPPVGAEVVAVEYRHGGGSAGNVQARTVTTLVSELPEVTSVVNHRPAVGGTDRQSLDELRAEAAAVLRHQRRAVTAGDYAALAREVRGIVDAVALPETHPGHPGVKVPGAVTVVVAAHPDVGGPAVHARLLSDVCEHLDRHRLLATELWVSQPRLLPVEVAVAVTLERRALSPDLVREDVDKVVRAFFTPFRRDRHEVVRGAAFRDSLRSAELTRDLLRVRGVFGARVLITAGGKQVTDEVELGRGALPDLRAVRVDLVKQPPREGR comes from the coding sequence TCGAGCTGTTCTGCTGGCTGGCCGACACGGTGCTGTACGAGACCAACCGGGTGCCCGAGCTCGCGCACCTGAAGTTCCTCCAGCTGCTCGGGATGCGGCAGCGGCCCGCGCTGCCCGCCGAGGTCGACCTGACCTTCGACCCGGTCGAGGACAAGCAGGTGGACGTGCCGAAGGGCACCCGGGCGGCGGCCACGGACGACCGCGGCGAACAGGTGGTGTTCGAGACCGACCACCACCTGGCGCTGGTGCCCCACGAGCTGACCCACGTCGCCGTGAAGTCCGCGGGCCGGCTCCAGTGGATCCGCAGGCCCGACCAGCCCGCGCCCGCGTCGTTCCACCCCCTGGGGTGCGAGCCGATGCCCGGGGACGCCCTGTACCTGGGTTTCGGAGCACGCGCGCGATCCGCGGGCGGATCGACCCCGAAGGGCGACTTCCCCCGGGAACTGCGGCTGCACGTGGCCGTGCCGGGGCGGGGGGCGACCGCGGAGGCGCTCGCGGCCGCCGCCCCGGACCCGCCCGCGGAGCTGAGCTGGGAGTACCTGACCGCGGCCGAGGGCAGGCCCGGCGACCACGAGTGGCGGCCGCTGCCGGTGTTCGAGGACGACACCGGGCGGCTGACCCGCGGTGGCTACCTGGTGCTCGGCGGGCCGAAGGGCGTGCCGAGCACGGCCCCGACCGGCATCGGCGTGGCCCGGTACTGGTTGCGGTGCGGCCTGGCCGACGGGCACTACCCGCCGGGCCGGGAACCCGTGATCGCGCCGCCGGCCGTGAACACCGTGCACGCCCGCAACCTCGTCACCGTCCGGGAGGAGCCGCTGGGCGTGAGCGAGGGGCACCCCGACGAGTCCTACCGGCTGCTGCACCGACCGGTCGCCGAGGGCAGCGTCGCGGTGGCCGTCCGACTGACCGACGGAGAAGCCGGGGAGCAGCGGTGGGAGGTGCGCGACGACCTGCTGTCCTCCGGGCCGGACGACCGGCACGTCGTGCTGGAGCCGACGAACGGCGTGCTGACCTTCGGCGACGGCCGCCGGGGTCGGGTGCCGCCGGTGGGGGCCGAGGTCGTGGCCGTCGAGTACCGCCACGGCGGTGGTTCGGCGGGCAACGTGCAGGCCAGGACGGTCACCACCCTGGTGAGCGAACTGCCCGAGGTGACCTCCGTGGTCAACCACCGGCCCGCCGTCGGCGGCACCGACCGGCAGTCCCTCGACGAGCTGCGCGCGGAGGCGGCCGCGGTGCTGCGCCACCAGCGGCGGGCGGTGACCGCCGGGGACTACGCGGCGCTGGCCCGCGAGGTGCGCGGGATCGTCGACGCGGTCGCCCTGCCGGAGACCCACCCCGGCCACCCGGGGGTGAAGGTGCCGGGCGCGGTCACCGTGGTGGTGGCGGCACACCCGGACGTCGGTGGTCCGGCGGTGCACGCGCGGCTGCTGTCGGACGTGTGCGAGCACCTCGACCGCCACCGGCTGCTCGCCACCGAGCTGTGGGTGAGCCAGCCGCGCCTGCTGCCGGTGGAGGTGGCGGTGGCGGTCACCCTGGAACGGCGGGCGCTGTCACCGGACCTCGTGCGCGAGGACGTCGACAAGGTGGTGAGGGCGTTCTTCACCCCGTTCAGGCGGGACCGGCACGAGGTGGTGCGCGGTGCGGCGTTCCGCGATTCGCTGCGGTCCGCCGAGCTGACCCGCGACCTCCTGCGGGTGCGGGGGGTGTTCGGTGCCAGGGTGCTGATCACGGCAGGCGGCAAGCAGGTCACCGACGAGGTGGAGCTCGGTCGGGGTGCGCTGCCGGACCTGCGGGCGGTGCGCGTCGACCTGGTGAAGCAGCCACCGCGGGAGGGCCGATGA
- a CDS encoding phage tail protein encodes MRPSGPTHWLLDRRTGWRSATTSGVIAGEHLALAAGGGVGTWTCRPLDSGVNRCAWGRVEVELARLPAGAAVELRTASEEAEPDGDAPTVPLPPREPDWVVSGREDGPVDGAREDVTVDWPVRARPGRFLEVCLRLSAAAGAGPEVRAVRVHYPKTSAMDFLPAVFRSDETGRDLLDRFLDALDVTWAELVGRARALPSLLDPGAVPAGEPLRSLARWFRIPVTAPGRPAEAERRLLAAGIGSLRRRGTPEALRSALAALLGVRGTGFPVVVEGGGAGSTPWLVLDNPGRARLGSPVRLWSPEAVGRLRIGAYSTVGVARLVDLGDPARDRDAVTSTGHRFRVYLPATWLRDPAVVESVRAVIDAERPATSSCTLVAVPRRTVVNRQATVGVDTIVGEFGTVVGNQSAVGLDTLVGPAAPAGAR; translated from the coding sequence ATGAGGCCGAGCGGACCGACGCACTGGCTGCTGGACCGGCGCACCGGTTGGCGGAGCGCGACGACGTCGGGCGTGATCGCCGGCGAGCACCTGGCCCTCGCCGCCGGTGGCGGTGTCGGCACGTGGACCTGCCGCCCGCTCGACAGCGGCGTCAACCGGTGCGCCTGGGGCCGCGTCGAAGTGGAACTGGCCCGGCTGCCGGCCGGTGCGGCCGTCGAGCTGAGGACCGCTTCGGAGGAGGCCGAGCCGGACGGGGACGCCCCGACCGTCCCGCTGCCACCGCGGGAACCCGACTGGGTCGTCAGCGGGCGCGAGGACGGCCCGGTCGACGGCGCCCGGGAGGACGTCACGGTGGACTGGCCCGTCAGGGCCCGCCCGGGTCGGTTCCTGGAGGTGTGCCTGCGGCTGTCCGCGGCGGCGGGCGCGGGACCGGAGGTCCGGGCCGTCCGGGTGCACTACCCGAAGACGTCCGCCATGGACTTCCTGCCCGCGGTGTTCCGGTCGGACGAGACCGGCCGGGACCTGCTCGACCGGTTCCTCGACGCGCTGGACGTCACCTGGGCCGAACTGGTCGGCCGGGCACGCGCGCTGCCCTCGCTGCTCGACCCCGGCGCGGTCCCGGCCGGTGAGCCGCTGCGGTCGCTCGCGCGCTGGTTCCGCATCCCGGTCACCGCGCCCGGCCGGCCCGCGGAGGCGGAGCGCAGGCTGCTGGCGGCCGGGATCGGGTCGCTGCGCCGCCGGGGCACGCCCGAGGCGCTGCGCTCGGCCCTGGCCGCGCTGCTCGGCGTGCGCGGCACCGGGTTCCCCGTGGTGGTGGAGGGCGGGGGTGCCGGCAGCACGCCGTGGTTGGTGCTGGACAACCCCGGCCGGGCCCGGCTGGGCAGCCCGGTGCGGTTGTGGAGCCCCGAGGCGGTGGGCAGGCTGCGCATCGGCGCGTACTCCACGGTCGGCGTGGCCCGGCTCGTCGACCTGGGCGACCCGGCGCGTGACCGCGACGCGGTCACCAGCACCGGCCACCGCTTCCGGGTGTACCTGCCCGCCACCTGGTTGCGGGACCCGGCGGTGGTCGAGTCGGTGCGCGCGGTGATCGACGCGGAGCGCCCGGCCACCAGTTCCTGCACGCTCGTCGCGGTGCCCCGGAGGACCGTGGTGAACCGGCAGGCCACGGTGGGCGTGGACACGATCGTCGGCGAGTTCGGCACGGTCGTGGGGAACCAGTCCGCCGTGGGCCTCGACACGCTGGTCGGTCCCGCCGCGCCCGCCGGGGCGAGGTGA
- a CDS encoding AAA family ATPase: protein MKSSSWMSAYTDSTDHIRDELARMKLLLREAGADDGDETRAGYRDAAAELTRRIADRVAATDVPLRLPALVRWFGLDDRERDIVVLCLFAEVEKSARYLLEDLGGERGEPTVDAVLRVLAPEIAGTPALWALFSADRPLLRDRLVDLDDTGVLRLDPVVVRHLLGDDAVADHLRPFLGLADPGTALDDLVLDASLRQTLRPLAHRLTEDGRTAVLLHGPPGAGRRAVAAALCRTGGLRLLLVDVPAATGSQDWARVVAECYREAGLRRAAPCWVGVDALLDHEAADRRRVLLAAADRFPATTFLTAERAWDPDAGAFADGRFLRVELPPPDFRGRRELWRSMLPHDQPADRDRVVERLANTFRFTPGRIRDAVGAALGVARLRDPASRHLTAADLEEGCRRQCRRGLVNAHRVRARTDLTFDDLVLAEPNRRQLRELADRIALHGRIYGDLGFGRRVGLGRGVIALFVGGSGTGKTMAAGLLARAQGVDLYKVDIAAVASRWVGETEKHLDLLFTDAEQANVMLFFDEADALFARRGEVTEARDRWANVEMSFLLQRIEEFEGVVVLATNLRQNLDQALFRRLHAVVDFPSPDADDRLRIWRGLFPPGLAHPGDDVLVDLASRFALTGGDIKNVVLDAAVRALSEDPRATAVSARHLVVSVGREYQKMGKPITPAVFGTVFHEWVETALLGDTGVRPEAGTRTARGGG, encoded by the coding sequence ATGAAGTCGAGCAGTTGGATGTCCGCCTACACCGACAGCACGGACCACATCCGGGACGAACTGGCCAGGATGAAGTTGCTGCTGCGCGAGGCCGGCGCGGACGACGGTGACGAGACCCGGGCCGGGTACCGCGATGCCGCCGCCGAGCTGACCCGGCGCATCGCCGATCGCGTCGCGGCCACCGACGTCCCGCTCCGGCTGCCCGCGCTGGTCCGCTGGTTCGGCCTGGACGACCGCGAGCGCGACATCGTGGTGCTGTGCCTGTTCGCGGAGGTCGAGAAGTCGGCCCGGTACCTGCTGGAGGACCTCGGCGGTGAACGGGGCGAGCCGACGGTCGACGCGGTCCTCCGCGTGCTCGCCCCCGAGATCGCCGGCACACCCGCGTTGTGGGCGTTGTTCTCGGCCGATCGCCCCCTGCTGCGGGACCGCCTGGTCGACCTGGACGACACCGGGGTGCTCCGGCTCGACCCGGTGGTCGTGCGCCACCTGCTGGGCGACGACGCCGTCGCCGACCACCTCCGGCCCTTCCTGGGCCTGGCCGACCCCGGGACGGCGCTCGACGACCTGGTGCTCGACGCCTCGCTCCGGCAGACCCTGCGGCCGCTGGCCCACCGGTTGACCGAGGACGGGCGGACCGCGGTCCTGCTGCACGGACCACCGGGCGCGGGCAGGCGCGCCGTCGCCGCGGCGCTGTGCCGCACCGGCGGCCTGCGGCTGCTCCTGGTCGACGTCCCGGCCGCCACCGGGAGCCAGGACTGGGCGCGTGTCGTGGCCGAGTGCTACCGCGAGGCGGGCCTGCGCCGCGCCGCTCCGTGCTGGGTGGGGGTGGACGCGTTGCTCGACCACGAGGCGGCCGACCGCCGGCGCGTGCTGCTGGCCGCCGCCGACCGGTTCCCGGCGACGACGTTCCTCACCGCCGAGCGGGCGTGGGACCCGGACGCGGGCGCGTTCGCGGACGGCCGGTTCCTGCGCGTGGAGTTGCCGCCCCCGGACTTCCGCGGTCGTCGGGAGCTGTGGCGCTCGATGCTGCCCCACGACCAGCCCGCCGACCGCGATCGGGTGGTGGAGCGGTTGGCGAACACCTTCCGGTTCACCCCGGGCCGGATCCGGGACGCGGTGGGGGCCGCGCTCGGCGTGGCCCGGCTGCGCGACCCGGCATCCCGGCACCTCACCGCGGCCGACCTGGAGGAGGGGTGTCGGCGCCAGTGCCGGCGAGGGCTCGTGAACGCCCACCGGGTACGGGCCCGGACCGACCTGACGTTCGACGACCTCGTGCTGGCCGAACCGAACCGGCGCCAGCTGCGGGAGCTGGCGGACCGCATCGCCCTGCACGGTCGGATCTACGGCGACCTGGGCTTCGGCCGCCGGGTCGGCCTGGGGCGCGGTGTGATCGCGCTCTTCGTCGGCGGGTCGGGCACGGGCAAGACGATGGCGGCCGGGTTGCTGGCCCGCGCCCAGGGCGTGGACCTCTACAAGGTCGACATCGCGGCGGTGGCGAGCCGGTGGGTCGGCGAGACGGAGAAGCACCTGGACCTGCTGTTCACCGACGCCGAGCAGGCCAACGTGATGCTGTTCTTCGACGAGGCCGACGCGCTGTTCGCCCGGCGCGGCGAGGTCACGGAGGCCCGGGACCGCTGGGCCAACGTCGAGATGTCGTTCCTCCTGCAGCGCATCGAGGAGTTCGAGGGAGTGGTCGTGCTGGCCACCAACCTGCGGCAGAACCTCGACCAGGCGCTCTTCCGGCGGCTGCACGCGGTGGTCGACTTCCCGTCGCCGGACGCCGACGACCGCCTGCGCATCTGGCGCGGCCTGTTCCCTCCCGGACTCGCCCACCCCGGTGACGACGTCCTGGTCGACCTCGCCTCCCGCTTCGCCCTGACCGGCGGGGACATCAAGAACGTGGTGCTCGACGCGGCCGTCCGCGCGCTGTCCGAAGACCCCCGCGCGACCGCCGTTTCAGCGCGTCACCTCGTCGTCTCCGTGGGACGGGAGTACCAGAAGATGGGCAAGCCCATCACCCCGGCGGTCTTCGGCACGGTGTTCCACGAGTGGGTCGAGACCGCCCTCCTCGGTGACACCGGTGTTCGTCCTGAGGCGGGCACCCGGACAGCGCGGGGCGGTGGTTGA